One stretch of Riemerella columbina DNA includes these proteins:
- a CDS encoding GLPGLI family protein translates to MLFLQPLQTGFPHPTQIESQLNGSSIKNISLTTPKSKKAKISYIIEKITPEYQIFYYDKIGVDSYKVADDRQLQWHILPEKEKIGEWETQKASLHFGGRQWTAWFSTEIPIPDGPYKFHSLPGIIVKIEDAKKDFSFELKGINPRLASVPDLLSKSYVSVSQAQFKKLFLENREDPTKSFRNLMNASAGSQITLITKDGQSLSAKELMRQQTAKIKQNLKNKNIYIEQDWLEK, encoded by the coding sequence ATTCTATTCCTACAACCGCTTCAAACAGGATTCCCTCATCCAACACAAATAGAATCTCAACTGAACGGGTCTTCCATAAAAAACATTTCGCTCACTACACCGAAATCCAAAAAGGCGAAAATTAGCTATATTATAGAGAAAATTACCCCTGAATATCAAATTTTTTATTACGATAAAATCGGGGTGGATTCCTATAAAGTTGCCGATGACCGCCAGCTCCAATGGCATATTTTGCCCGAAAAAGAAAAAATTGGCGAGTGGGAAACGCAAAAAGCCAGCCTTCATTTTGGCGGCAGACAATGGACGGCGTGGTTCTCCACCGAAATTCCCATCCCCGATGGACCGTATAAATTCCACAGTTTGCCTGGCATCATCGTTAAAATAGAAGATGCGAAAAAAGATTTTTCTTTTGAACTGAAAGGCATCAATCCACGCCTCGCTTCGGTGCCAGATTTATTGTCAAAATCTTATGTTAGCGTGAGCCAAGCGCAGTTTAAAAAGCTCTTTTTGGAAAACAGAGAAGACCCGACAAAATCGTTCCGAAACCTGATGAACGCCTCGGCGGGCTCTCAAATTACTCTCATAACCAAAGATGGACAATCCCTTTCGGCAAAAGAATTGATGCGACAGCAAACGGCAAAAATCAAGCAAAATCTCAAAAATAAAAACATTTATATAGAGCAAGATTGGCTGGAAAAATAA
- a CDS encoding HAD hydrolase-like protein — protein MKITADKILFFDLDGTLVDTDFANWIAYQFAWKYIIETKKGIHINPWCGGKDGRAYFGYSVDYFNHLISFGEPRTDRNSFGDKDIVIHKQKIEKEYIEYTKKIEENVDILKRFSKTNTIVLVSNCRRKRGMEVLEYHKLTSYFDHMFFYEDKEMNENKYKNALKSLNISGKEVIAFEDDEEEIQKAREAGIEHINIKVDKENIKEIGGGIFKESTDKMLIYQNNERKLRIEIEDEVLKRILENKEGCGLSIQRETCYIPNQDGEKTCPIGIRYEIKKIQIGKNSRENIKQIWDGIFKESTNKMLIYQYDKKKVRIEIDDEILKRILEDKEGCKLDIQERVDFFSKEGESKQPEGTIYRVLVDGVKEFKIESNPFLKSEVQAFFHQYYFGSKKEAKFKPYLTEGRIEHLIWTLKNDEGCKPEHKHKYYLATACKRLYNLLYKDLFEIIKEIKQIEGEVVDLVVCVVPRAKEGAVYRKDQLLFRQIVSDVANKLDGFEDGTKYIVRHTTTQTTHLDNRIIEGESPYVGITKDTCYISDQVIGKTILLIDDVYTKTSNIDEDAIQALLDKGAKKVYFYAVGKTYSYT, from the coding sequence ATGAAAATAACAGCAGATAAAATACTTTTTTTTGATTTAGATGGAACTTTGGTTGATACAGATTTTGCTAATTGGATAGCTTACCAATTTGCTTGGAAATATATAATTGAAACCAAGAAAGGAATACATATTAATCCTTGGTGTGGAGGAAAAGATGGTCGTGCATACTTTGGATATAGTGTTGATTATTTTAATCATTTAATATCTTTTGGAGAGCCAAGAACTGATAGAAATAGTTTTGGAGATAAGGATATAGTTATACATAAGCAGAAAATAGAAAAAGAGTACATAGAGTACACCAAAAAAATAGAAGAAAATGTTGATATTCTTAAACGATTTTCAAAAACGAATACAATTGTTTTGGTTAGTAATTGCCGAAGAAAAAGAGGTATGGAAGTTTTGGAATACCATAAGTTAACCTCTTATTTTGATCATATGTTTTTTTATGAAGATAAGGAAATGAATGAAAATAAATATAAAAATGCATTAAAAAGTTTAAATATTAGTGGTAAAGAGGTAATTGCTTTTGAAGATGATGAAGAGGAAATACAAAAGGCAAGAGAGGCAGGTATTGAACATATTAATATAAAGGTTGATAAAGAAAATATAAAAGAAATAGGAGGAGGTATTTTTAAAGAATCAACTGATAAAATGTTGATTTATCAAAATAATGAGAGAAAATTAAGGATAGAAATTGAAGACGAAGTTCTCAAGAGGATTTTGGAAAATAAAGAAGGGTGCGGTTTGTCAATACAACGGGAGACTTGCTATATTCCAAATCAAGATGGAGAAAAAACATGTCCTATAGGGATAAGGTATGAAATAAAGAAAATACAGATAGGAAAAAATAGTAGAGAAAATATAAAGCAAATATGGGACGGTATTTTTAAAGAATCAACGAATAAAATGTTGATTTATCAATATGATAAGAAAAAAGTAAGAATAGAAATTGATGATGAAATACTTAAGAGGATCTTGGAAGATAAAGAAGGATGTAAATTAGATATACAAGAAAGAGTTGACTTTTTTTCAAAAGAGGGAGAAAGCAAGCAACCTGAGGGAACAATATATAGGGTGCTCGTTGATGGTGTAAAAGAATTTAAAATAGAATCTAATCCTTTTTTAAAATCGGAGGTTCAAGCCTTTTTTCATCAATATTATTTTGGAAGTAAGAAAGAAGCTAAGTTTAAGCCATATTTAACAGAAGGTAGAATAGAACATCTTATTTGGACTTTGAAAAATGATGAAGGGTGTAAACCTGAACATAAACATAAATACTACTTGGCAACTGCCTGTAAAAGACTTTATAATCTTTTATACAAAGATTTGTTTGAAATAATAAAAGAAATAAAACAAATAGAAGGAGAGGTGGTAGATTTGGTAGTTTGTGTAGTGCCAAGAGCTAAAGAAGGAGCTGTATATAGAAAAGATCAGTTATTGTTTAGACAGATAGTTTCAGATGTAGCCAATAAATTAGATGGGTTTGAAGACGGAACAAAATATATAGTAAGACATACAACCACACAAACAACTCATTTAGATAACCGTATAATTGAAGGAGAATCTCCTTATGTAGGCATAACAAAAGATACTTGTTATATTTCGGATCAAGTGATTGGAAAGACGATTTTGCTAATTGATGATGTCTATACTAAGACATCAAATATAGATGAAGATGCTATACAGGCATTGTTGGATAAAGGAGCAAAAAAAGTGTATTTTTATGCCGTCGGAAAAACGTATAGCTATACTTAA
- a CDS encoding BlaI/MecI/CopY family transcriptional regulator yields MKKVKQLTKAEDQVMRYLWKIKKGFLKDILELYDEPKPHSNTVSTILKVLTEKGFVDYEVYGRQHEYYPLISQKDYSERTFSGLIQNYFGGSYKDAVSFLIEENKMSIQDLELLLNELKNN; encoded by the coding sequence ATGAAAAAAGTAAAACAATTAACCAAAGCCGAAGACCAAGTAATGCGCTATTTATGGAAAATCAAAAAGGGGTTTCTCAAAGATATTTTGGAACTTTATGACGAGCCCAAACCGCACAGCAACACGGTCTCCACCATCTTGAAAGTCCTTACAGAAAAGGGATTCGTGGACTATGAAGTCTATGGCAGACAGCACGAATATTACCCTCTCATCTCGCAAAAAGATTATAGCGAACGGACTTTTAGCGGACTTATTCAAAATTATTTTGGGGGTTCTTATAAAGATGCCGTTTCCTTCCTGATTGAAGAAAACAAAATGTCCATCCAAGACTTAGAACTCCTCCTTAACGAACTGAAAAACAACTAA
- a CDS encoding helix-turn-helix domain-containing protein — MEKSHILKLVGKNIKTIRKSKGLSQVDLVGRMQGEIDPTNISRIEAGRTNPTLFTLFRLAEALEINIKELIDIK; from the coding sequence GTGGAAAAATCTCACATTCTCAAGCTTGTTGGTAAAAACATCAAGACCATTAGAAAGTCCAAAGGGCTTTCTCAGGTAGATCTTGTGGGAAGAATGCAAGGCGAAATAGACCCTACTAACATTTCCAGAATAGAAGCAGGGCGCACCAACCCTACCCTTTTTACCCTTTTTAGATTAGCAGAAGCTTTAGAAATCAACATTAAAGAACTGATAGATATAAAATAG
- a CDS encoding peptide chain release factor 3: protein MSLQQEIAKRKTFGIISHPDAGKTTLTEKLLLFGGAIQEAGAVKSNKIKKGATSDFMEIERQRGISVATSVLAFEYRGHKINILDTPGHKDFAEDTYRTLTAVDSVIVVIDVAKGVEEQTEKLVQVCRMRNIPMLVFINKLDREGKDAFDLLDEVEQKLGLSVVPLSLPIGMGADFQGIYNIWERNIQLFLEEKKQKVGESITFDDIQDEAIDQAIGERAATRLREELELIETVYPEFDRALYMKGEQQPVFFGSALNNFGVRELLDAFIDIAPMPQPKESDIRLVEPDEKNFTGFVFKIHANMDPKHRDRLAFVKIVSGTFKRNENYLLVRENKKMKFSSPNAFFADKKEVVDESFPGDIVGLHDTGNFRIGDTLTAGEKLQFKGIPSFSPEHFRYINNTDPLKAKQLAKGIDQLMDEGVAQLFTLEMNGRKIIGTVGALQYEVIQYRLEHEYGAKCSYEPINIHKACWVEADEKSEEFKEFAKLKQRFLARDKYNQLVFLADSSFTITMTQEKFPNVKLHFISEFKS from the coding sequence ATGTCACTACAACAAGAAATAGCGAAAAGAAAAACCTTTGGCATCATCTCCCACCCAGATGCGGGTAAAACCACTTTAACGGAGAAATTATTGCTCTTCGGAGGGGCGATACAGGAGGCTGGAGCTGTAAAATCTAATAAAATAAAGAAAGGCGCCACCTCAGACTTTATGGAAATAGAGCGACAAAGAGGGATTTCCGTAGCGACTTCGGTTTTGGCATTTGAGTATAGAGGCCATAAAATCAATATTTTGGATACTCCAGGGCACAAAGATTTTGCCGAAGATACTTATAGAACGCTCACAGCGGTAGATTCCGTGATCGTGGTGATTGATGTGGCGAAAGGGGTGGAGGAGCAAACCGAAAAATTGGTGCAAGTTTGTAGAATGCGGAATATTCCAATGCTCGTGTTTATCAATAAGTTAGACCGAGAGGGTAAAGACGCTTTTGACTTATTAGATGAGGTAGAACAAAAACTGGGGCTTAGCGTGGTGCCTTTATCATTGCCGATAGGGATGGGCGCTGATTTTCAGGGGATTTATAATATCTGGGAGAGAAATATCCAGCTCTTTTTAGAAGAAAAAAAACAAAAAGTAGGAGAGAGTATCACTTTTGATGATATTCAAGATGAAGCCATTGACCAAGCTATTGGAGAGCGCGCTGCCACAAGGCTCCGTGAGGAATTGGAGTTGATAGAAACCGTTTATCCAGAGTTTGATAGAGCCCTTTATATGAAGGGCGAGCAACAGCCCGTATTTTTCGGTTCGGCGCTGAATAATTTTGGGGTGAGGGAACTTTTAGATGCCTTTATAGACATCGCGCCGATGCCTCAGCCCAAAGAGTCTGATATCCGTTTGGTGGAACCTGATGAGAAGAATTTTACAGGCTTTGTCTTTAAAATCCACGCCAATATGGACCCTAAGCACAGAGACCGCTTGGCTTTTGTGAAAATTGTATCAGGGACTTTTAAAAGAAACGAAAATTACCTTTTGGTAAGGGAGAATAAAAAAATGAAATTTTCATCGCCAAATGCCTTTTTTGCGGATAAAAAAGAGGTGGTAGATGAGAGCTTCCCTGGGGATATCGTGGGCTTGCACGATACGGGGAATTTCCGAATCGGAGATACGCTGACCGCAGGTGAAAAGCTACAGTTTAAAGGCATTCCAAGCTTTTCGCCAGAGCATTTTAGATACATCAATAATACGGATCCACTGAAGGCGAAGCAACTGGCCAAAGGTATAGACCAGCTGATGGACGAAGGTGTGGCGCAGCTGTTTACTTTAGAGATGAATGGTAGAAAAATCATCGGTACGGTGGGCGCTCTGCAGTATGAAGTGATCCAATACCGACTGGAGCACGAGTATGGCGCTAAATGTTCTTACGAGCCTATCAACATCCACAAAGCGTGCTGGGTAGAGGCAGATGAAAAATCTGAAGAGTTTAAAGAATTTGCCAAGCTGAAACAGCGTTTTCTGGCTCGGGATAAATACAATCAATTGGTGTTCTTGGCGGATTCTTCCTTTACCATAACAATGACACAGGAGAAATTTCCGAATGTAAAACTCCACTTCATCAGTGAGTTTAAATCATAA
- a CDS encoding TerC family protein yields MDFLNVFASADAWVALLTLTFLEIVLGIDNIVFISIISNKIKPEDQRKARNMGLILAMVFRILLLFGIKWVVSLNNELFHINFSWFHGSITGQSLIIFAGGLFLLYKSVSEIHHKLEGEEEMSVQTSKTTTLGSAVAQIAALNLVFSFDSILTAIGLVSFTEYGEVGALSIMILAVVVSIVIMMAFAGPVSQFVNRHPTIQILGLSFLILIGVMLLAEASHLGHFSLFGQEVGVIPKGYLYFAIFFSLGVEFINMKLRKNSNPIKLHNSEKIDQL; encoded by the coding sequence ATGGATTTTTTGAATGTTTTTGCATCCGCTGATGCTTGGGTAGCCTTGCTGACCCTTACTTTTTTGGAAATCGTTCTCGGGATAGACAATATTGTGTTTATTTCTATCATTTCAAATAAAATAAAGCCCGAAGACCAACGCAAAGCCCGAAATATGGGACTAATCCTCGCGATGGTGTTTAGGATTTTATTGCTTTTTGGTATAAAATGGGTGGTGAGCCTTAATAATGAGCTGTTTCACATCAATTTTTCGTGGTTCCACGGCAGCATTACAGGGCAGAGTTTGATTATCTTTGCGGGAGGTTTGTTCTTGCTTTATAAATCTGTTTCCGAGATTCATCATAAATTAGAGGGCGAGGAGGAAATGAGCGTCCAGACTTCTAAAACGACCACGCTGGGCTCTGCGGTGGCACAAATAGCGGCACTGAACTTGGTGTTTTCCTTTGATAGTATCCTCACCGCCATCGGTTTGGTGAGCTTTACGGAGTATGGCGAAGTGGGCGCTTTGAGCATTATGATCCTTGCCGTGGTGGTTTCCATTGTGATTATGATGGCGTTCGCGGGTCCTGTAAGTCAGTTTGTTAACCGCCACCCTACCATTCAAATTTTGGGGCTTTCTTTCTTGATTCTCATCGGAGTAATGCTCTTAGCGGAAGCCTCTCATCTTGGGCATTTTTCGTTATTTGGACAAGAGGTTGGCGTGATCCCAAAAGGCTATTTATATTTTGCTATATTCTTCTCCTTAGGAGTGGAATTTATCAATATGAAGCTTAGAAAAAATAGCAATCCGATAAAACTACACAACTCCGAAAAAATAGATCAATTATAG
- a CDS encoding DNA-processing protein DprA, giving the protein MKYTENALNILALKTFKGIGRAWIVKHIKGNESVEEMVTLINQKSKESEEISVDDFESVKQQIAAKLEKIEESLDGVVAIGDNDFPQYRGNVKESDRPVYLFYKGNLDLLSLDNKNITVIGLLNPDEEIVEREKKIVAELVEREATIVSGLAFGCDSVAHIQALEGGKTVAILPSPIHNILPARNKGLAFQIVEEGGLLISEYYEDFSNSRELTTRYVERDRLQALFCDTIILIASYAQDSGERWNIQEKKLDSGARLAMGDAKKYGIPRYVMYNAQTDEQNPMFDLNRQLLEEGNTKRLTKKSIDKMIENITDKNNYQQTSLF; this is encoded by the coding sequence ATGAAATACACAGAAAATGCACTCAATATCTTGGCTCTGAAAACCTTTAAGGGGATTGGTAGAGCTTGGATTGTAAAGCACATAAAAGGGAATGAAAGCGTGGAAGAAATGGTAACGCTCATCAACCAAAAATCAAAGGAAAGCGAAGAAATTAGCGTAGATGATTTTGAATCTGTAAAGCAACAGATAGCCGCCAAGTTAGAGAAAATAGAAGAGAGTTTAGACGGCGTTGTAGCTATCGGTGATAATGATTTTCCTCAATATAGAGGCAATGTAAAAGAAAGTGATCGCCCTGTTTATCTGTTTTACAAAGGAAATTTAGATTTATTAAGTCTTGATAATAAAAATATTACAGTAATTGGGTTGCTCAATCCAGATGAGGAAATCGTAGAGAGAGAAAAAAAGATTGTGGCAGAATTGGTGGAGAGGGAGGCAACTATTGTTAGTGGGTTGGCATTTGGGTGCGATAGTGTGGCGCATATTCAAGCGTTGGAAGGGGGTAAAACAGTGGCAATATTGCCCAGTCCTATCCATAATATTTTGCCAGCAAGGAATAAAGGTTTAGCATTCCAGATAGTAGAAGAAGGCGGGCTTCTAATTTCAGAATATTATGAAGATTTCAGTAACTCTCGAGAGTTGACCACGCGTTATGTAGAAAGAGACCGTCTGCAAGCCTTGTTTTGTGATACGATTATCCTTATTGCAAGTTATGCACAGGATTCTGGCGAGCGTTGGAATATTCAAGAAAAAAAATTAGATAGCGGTGCCCGATTAGCAATGGGTGATGCTAAAAAATATGGAATACCAAGATATGTAATGTACAACGCCCAAACCGATGAACAGAATCCAATGTTTGATCTCAATAGACAATTGCTTGAAGAGGGAAATACAAAAAGGCTAACGAAAAAAAGTATCGATAAAATGATAGAAAATATAACCGATAAAAACAATTATCAACAGACCAGTCTTTTCTAA
- a CDS encoding N-acetylmuramoyl-L-alanine amidase, with the protein MHKTLFIIGLGLITISCGSQKNVVHQQATPKKTPANTTTTSKPTPTKTENTANISQNSGGNAPFFYKQNIGDLSKNDNTISWGSVVSAHPKGYQVSLQNFPSVAQNFRQRYLILHYTALDNDASVRVLTQRGVSAHYLVSDFQDHEIWQLVDENKRAYHAGISYWRNTTGMNDNSIGIEIVNRGYTADAEGNKQFYPFPEHQFRKVAALVKDIVTRYNIPPTQILAHSDIAPTRKQDPGPFFPWKRLYDEYQIGMWYDADTMQNFYATATSDIDYNYDSPSFIFKVQTAFKDFGYNITPTGNWDDTSKKVIEAFQYHFRPERCDGILDPETWAILQALSVKYPK; encoded by the coding sequence ATGCATAAAACACTATTTATCATAGGTTTAGGACTCATCACCATTTCTTGTGGTTCTCAAAAAAATGTAGTCCATCAACAGGCAACCCCTAAAAAAACACCTGCAAACACCACGACCACATCAAAACCAACGCCTACAAAAACCGAAAATACGGCAAACATCAGCCAAAACAGTGGCGGCAATGCACCTTTTTTCTATAAACAAAACATTGGCGACCTTAGCAAAAATGACAATACCATCAGCTGGGGCTCCGTGGTTTCTGCCCACCCGAAAGGCTACCAAGTTTCGCTTCAAAACTTTCCGTCTGTGGCGCAGAATTTTAGACAGCGCTACCTTATTCTGCATTACACAGCTTTAGATAATGATGCTTCGGTAAGGGTTTTAACGCAAAGAGGCGTGAGCGCCCACTATCTGGTGAGCGATTTTCAGGATCATGAAATCTGGCAGCTGGTAGATGAAAATAAAAGAGCCTACCACGCTGGCATCAGTTATTGGCGCAACACCACGGGAATGAACGACAACTCTATCGGCATTGAGATTGTGAACCGAGGCTACACCGCAGATGCCGAAGGCAACAAACAGTTTTATCCATTCCCTGAGCATCAATTTAGAAAAGTGGCAGCACTGGTAAAAGATATTGTTACGCGCTACAACATCCCACCAACGCAGATACTCGCACACTCGGACATCGCGCCGACCAGAAAGCAAGACCCAGGACCTTTCTTCCCTTGGAAAAGGCTCTATGATGAATATCAAATCGGGATGTGGTACGATGCCGATACCATGCAAAATTTCTACGCCACCGCCACCAGCGATATTGATTACAACTACGATAGCCCTTCTTTCATCTTTAAAGTGCAAACGGCTTTCAAAGATTTTGGCTATAATATAACGCCTACGGGCAACTGGGATGATACTTCTAAAAAGGTAATAGAAGCCTTCCAATACCACTTCCGCCCAGAAAGATGCGATGGCATTTTAGATCCAGAAACTTGGGCTATTCTGCAAGCCTTATCAGTAAAATATCCTAAATAA
- a CDS encoding M56 family metallopeptidase, producing METLYIYALKSIVCSGVLLSYYFIFLKDKTFHHYNRFFLLFSVVMSLLLPLLKISYFTVEVSPQLFYLINGEKSSVAQPETPSFNLFNLIIISVLSLVSLFLLYRLLAGIWQIQKLKKQCQKEEIHGVSFYHTTRQDAPFSFFKNLFWKEDISLQSPVGQMIFKHEIVHITQGHSWDKLFISLVQVVFWFNPMFYFIKKELHLIHEYLADKKSIEQSNTKAFAEMLLASHFSSHAAHLANPFFSSHIKKRLTMLKKSNTSFAYLRKAATLPLIFILVFAYAVNTKNKEIKDFNNTVNQLVEQQNQTQKNTIVPANIAQDTTKKTLPLLENQDQNTSQQSKNETNKDLGWSLNSDKLNDAVVKLTQNAENIENYINSDDFQAQLKDIEKIAKEAEGQYLLAEKELKKALAQYDSLELKLNSKNFKIKLRQTEKAAQQAREAGKQAEKEAQEIRKTVNSKAFQQQVQQAKEAAKYAKKEAEKAKKELKAELKQLNLDFLEGKNTIIINKSDKDQPTKTKEYTYLLNGNPTNLKTIQQLQSKDIKVINITDRKDKREISITTKSK from the coding sequence ATGGAAACCTTATATATCTACGCCCTCAAGAGCATCGTTTGTTCTGGCGTGCTGCTTTCTTATTATTTTATCTTCCTGAAAGACAAGACTTTCCACCATTATAATCGGTTTTTCCTATTATTTTCGGTGGTGATGAGTTTGCTTCTTCCATTGCTGAAAATCAGCTATTTCACGGTGGAAGTCAGCCCCCAGTTGTTCTATCTCATCAATGGAGAAAAATCTTCCGTTGCCCAACCTGAAACACCGAGTTTTAATTTATTTAATTTAATAATTATAAGCGTATTAAGTTTAGTTAGTTTATTTTTATTATATCGGTTATTGGCAGGAATTTGGCAAATTCAAAAGCTGAAAAAGCAATGCCAAAAAGAAGAAATCCACGGGGTTTCATTCTACCACACTACACGCCAAGATGCTCCGTTTTCATTTTTCAAAAATCTGTTTTGGAAAGAAGACATTTCCCTGCAATCGCCTGTGGGACAGATGATTTTCAAACACGAAATCGTTCACATTACCCAAGGACATTCTTGGGACAAGCTCTTTATTTCTTTGGTGCAAGTGGTATTTTGGTTCAATCCGATGTTCTACTTCATCAAAAAAGAACTCCACCTAATCCACGAGTATTTAGCGGACAAAAAATCCATCGAACAGTCTAATACTAAGGCGTTTGCAGAAATGCTCCTCGCCAGTCATTTTTCCTCTCATGCGGCACATCTTGCCAATCCATTTTTCTCTTCTCACATTAAAAAACGCCTCACTATGCTTAAAAAATCCAACACCTCGTTCGCTTATCTTCGGAAAGCCGCCACGCTACCTTTAATTTTTATTTTAGTTTTTGCCTACGCGGTCAATACGAAAAATAAAGAAATCAAAGACTTTAATAACACTGTAAATCAGTTAGTTGAACAACAAAATCAAACTCAAAAGAATACCATCGTTCCTGCCAATATTGCACAAGATACCACTAAAAAAACTTTGCCTTTATTGGAAAATCAGGATCAAAACACTTCACAACAATCTAAAAATGAAACGAATAAAGATTTAGGTTGGTCTTTAAACAGCGATAAACTTAACGATGCCGTGGTAAAACTGACCCAAAATGCCGAAAATATAGAAAATTACATCAATTCTGATGATTTTCAAGCTCAATTAAAAGACATAGAAAAAATAGCGAAAGAAGCCGAAGGACAATATCTATTGGCTGAAAAGGAGCTGAAAAAGGCATTAGCCCAATATGATTCCTTAGAGTTAAAATTAAATTCCAAAAATTTTAAAATCAAATTACGACAAACAGAAAAAGCCGCCCAACAAGCCAGAGAAGCTGGAAAGCAAGCCGAAAAAGAGGCACAAGAAATCAGAAAAACAGTCAATTCTAAAGCGTTTCAACAGCAAGTCCAGCAAGCCAAAGAAGCGGCGAAATACGCTAAAAAAGAAGCCGAGAAAGCCAAAAAGGAACTCAAAGCGGAATTGAAACAGCTCAACCTTGATTTTCTTGAGGGAAAAAATACCATCATCATCAACAAAAGTGATAAAGATCAACCAACCAAAACCAAAGAATACACCTATTTACTCAACGGTAACCCTACCAATTTAAAAACTATTCAACAATTACAGTCTAAAGACATTAAAGTTATCAATATAACAGACAGAAAAGATAAAAGAGAAATCAGTATAACCACGAAATCAAAATAA